From one Cyanobacterium stanieri PCC 7202 genomic stretch:
- a CDS encoding hypothetical protein (InterPro IPR022272~KEGG: ter:Tery_4360 hypothetical protein~SPTR: Putative uncharacterized protein) produces the protein MRKTINLFSFSLSCLLISLSVSGIRYGIAHENQGNQHHHTQENEHHHHHTSIDVSDHNLIPRVQIEVLEDAMKGWNVKISTENFDFVPDTVNQESSINQGHGHLYINGEKITRIYGNWHYISELPKGENEIKITLNTNLHEELIYQGEIIGDRTVIIND, from the coding sequence ATGAGAAAAACTATAAATTTGTTTTCTTTTAGTCTTAGCTGTTTATTAATTTCTTTGTCTGTTTCAGGAATCAGATATGGGATTGCCCATGAAAATCAAGGAAATCAACACCACCACACCCAGGAAAACGAACATCATCATCACCATACATCCATTGATGTGTCTGATCATAATTTAATTCCTCGTGTTCAAATAGAAGTGTTAGAGGATGCCATGAAAGGATGGAATGTCAAAATCAGTACCGAAAACTTTGATTTTGTTCCTGATACTGTGAATCAAGAAAGTTCTATTAATCAAGGACATGGACACTTGTATATTAATGGGGAAAAAATTACTCGAATATATGGCAATTGGCATTATATTTCTGAGTTGCCAAAGGGGGAAAATGAGATTAAAATAACTTTGAATACTAACTTACATGAAGAATTAATTTATCAAGGTGAGATTATAGGCGATCGCACTGTAATTATTAATGATTAA
- a CDS encoding Rhomboid family protein (PFAM: Rhomboid family~InterPro IPR002610~KEGG: mar:MAE_02880 putative peptidase~PFAM: Rhomboid family protein~SPTR: Putative peptidase) encodes MSKNEEMKAFVAELKTQFKIIGLFLVIFWGIEIINQSLFANSLNFFGIMPRSVVGLRGIVFAPFLHVDFAHLLANTLPFAILGWFVMLENTKHFYVVTAISALFSGVGVWLFAQPNSITMGASGVIFGYLGFLLARGYFQKNAPSIALALTVIFLYGGMIWGIFPSDPSVSWLGHLFGFLGGVYGAKLLTSK; translated from the coding sequence ATGAGTAAGAATGAAGAAATGAAGGCCTTTGTTGCTGAGTTAAAAACTCAATTTAAAATTATCGGACTATTTTTGGTTATTTTTTGGGGCATAGAAATTATTAATCAATCCCTATTTGCCAACAGTCTCAATTTTTTCGGTATTATGCCGAGGAGTGTGGTGGGTTTGAGGGGGATTGTTTTTGCACCTTTTCTTCATGTGGATTTTGCTCATTTATTGGCAAATACATTACCTTTTGCCATATTGGGTTGGTTTGTGATGTTGGAAAATACTAAACATTTTTATGTTGTGACGGCTATTTCTGCGTTGTTTAGTGGGGTTGGAGTATGGTTATTTGCCCAGCCTAATTCTATTACTATGGGTGCTAGTGGAGTAATTTTTGGTTATCTTGGTTTTTTGTTGGCAAGGGGTTATTTTCAAAAAAATGCTCCTTCGATCGCCCTTGCTCTTACGGTAATATTTTTATACGGTGGTATGATCTGGGGTATCTTTCCATCTGATCCCAGTGTATCTTGGTTAGGACACTTATTTGGCTTTTTGGGGGGTGTTTATGGTGCTAAATTACTTACTTCCAAATAG
- a CDS encoding Acetyltransferase, GNAT family (PFAM: Acetyltransferase (GNAT) family~InterPro IPR000182~KEGG: ana:all7175 hypothetical protein~PFAM: GCN5-related N-acetyltransferase~SPTR: All7175 protein), translating into MFRLISTSDFVRVQKIYQNSVLKLAPSLYSPEQVMAWSLFPNNIQKFYSFVFNPDTYVIENKEEIIGFCGLEKDGHIASLYVDPSYNRQGYGTKLLQYVLEQGIKAKINRFYTEASFFSHPVFLRCGFVVLEMETVKYGVVSFQRYKMEKEIIE; encoded by the coding sequence ATGTTCCGTCTTATTTCAACTTCGGATTTTGTAAGAGTACAAAAAATATATCAAAACTCGGTATTAAAATTAGCCCCTAGTCTCTATTCCCCAGAGCAAGTAATGGCATGGTCATTATTTCCTAATAACATTCAGAAATTTTACAGTTTTGTTTTTAATCCCGATACCTATGTGATTGAAAATAAAGAGGAAATTATTGGCTTTTGTGGATTGGAAAAAGATGGACATATAGCCTCCCTTTATGTTGATCCTAGTTATAATCGTCAAGGATACGGTACAAAGTTATTGCAATATGTTTTAGAGCAAGGCATCAAAGCAAAAATAAATAGATTTTATACCGAAGCCAGTTTTTTTTCTCATCCCGTATTCCTACGTTGTGGCTTTGTTGTCTTGGAAATGGAAACCGTCAAATATGGGGTGGTTTCTTTTCAAAGGTATAAAATGGAAAAAGAAATTATTGAGTAA